Proteins encoded within one genomic window of Tamandua tetradactyla isolate mTamTet1 chromosome 11, mTamTet1.pri, whole genome shotgun sequence:
- the LOC143649651 gene encoding olfactory receptor 7A17-like has protein sequence MESENKTRLSEFILLGLSEDTEVQPLLFALFLMIYLVTLTGNLLIVLATISDTHLHTPMYFFLANLSFADICFTSTTVPKMLMNIQTQTKTISYRNCLTQMHFFFIFGGLDSFLLTVMAFDRYVAICQPLHYMVIMSPRLCGLLLLVLWMLSVLNSLLLGLMVLQLSFCTELEIPHFFCELSQVIHLACSDAFLNNLVMYFSSGIVGGIPFTGILFSYSKIVCSILRISSRGGKYKAFSTCGSHLSVVSLFYGTAFGVYLSSKATQNTRAHTIASVMYTVVTPMLNPFLYSLRNKDIKHALKIISC, from the coding sequence ATGGAATCAGAGAACAAAACACGTCTTTCAGAATTTATCTTGCTGGGACTCTCAGAAGACACGGAAGTACAGCCCCTCCTGTTTGCTCTGTTCCTGATGATATACCTGGTCACTCTCACTGGGAATCTGCTCATCGTCTTGGCCACCATCTCAGACACCCACCTGCACacgcccatgtacttcttccttgctaACCTGTCTTTTGCAGATATCTGTTTCACCTCCACCACTGTCCCAAAGATGCTAATGAACATCCAGACACAAACCAAAACTATAAGTTATAGAAACTGCCTCACCCAgatgcattttttctttatttttggagGATTAGACAGCTTCCTCTTAACTGTGATGGCCTTTGACcgttatgtggccatctgtcaACCACTGCACTACATGGTCATCATGAGCCCCAGGCTCTGTGGTCTCCTGCTTCTGGTGTTATGGATGTTGAGTGTTCTGAACTCTCTTTTACTTGGCCTAATGGTTTTGCAATTGTCTTTTTGTACAGAGTTGGAAATTCCccactttttctgtgaactttCTCAAGTAATCCACCTTGCCTGTTCTGATGCCTTCCTCAATAACCTAGTGATGTATTTTTCAAGTGGAATTGTGGGTGGTATTCCATTCACCGGCATCCTTTTTTCTTACTCTAAGATTGTGTGCTCTATTTTAAGAATTTCATCACGTGGAGGcaagtataaagcattttctacCTGTGGGTCTCATCTTTCAGTTGTGTCCTTGTTTTATGGTACAGCCTTTGGAGTGTATCTTAGTTCCAAAGCTACACAAAACACAAGGGCACATACAATAGCTTCTGTGATGTACACAGTGGTCACTCCCATGCTTAACCCATTTCTCTACAGTCTTAGAAACAAGGACATAAAGCatgccttaaaaataatttcctgctGA